One region of Drosophila kikkawai strain 14028-0561.14 chromosome 2R, DkikHiC1v2, whole genome shotgun sequence genomic DNA includes:
- the Fen1 gene encoding flap endonuclease 1 yields the protein MGILGLSKLIADLAPQAIRESEIKNFFGRKVAIDASMCLYQFLIAVRAEGAQLASVNGDPTSHLMGMFYRTIRLLDNGIKPVYVFDGKPPDLKSGELAKRAERREEAEKALKAATDAGDDAGIEKFNRRLVRVTKDHANEAKELLSLMGVPFVEAPCEAEAQCAALVKAGKVYATATEDMDALTFGSTKLLRYLTYSEARKMPVKEFNYDKLLEGLSINSREFIDLCILLGCDYCESIKGIGPKRAIELINNYRDIETILDNLDTSKYTVPENWNYKVARELFIEPEVANAENIDLKWTEPDEEGLVKFLCGDRQFNEERVRSGAKKLLKSKQAQTQVRLDSFFKTLPSTPSAINAAKRKAEEAKKSANNKKAKTSGGGARGRRPK from the exons ATGGGAATTTTGGGCTTATCCAAGCTCATCGCCGACTTGGCCCCGCAGGCCATTCGCGAAAGTGAGATCAAGAACTTCTTCG GTCGCAAGGTGGCCATTGATGCTAGTATGTGCCTGTATCAGTTTCTCATCGCTGTGCGTGCCGAGGGCGCCCAGTTGGCCAGTGTAAATGGTGATCCCACTTCCCACTTGATGGGCATGTTCTATCGCACCATCCGTTTGCTGGACAACGGAATCAAGCCGGTGTATGTTTTCGATGGCAAACCCCCAGATCTAAAGTCCGGAGAGCTGGCCAAGCGAGCCGAGCGAAGGGAGGAAGCGGAGAAGGCTTTGAAAGCGGCCACGGATGCGGGAGATGATGCCGGCATCGAGAAGTTCAATCGCCGATTGGTGCGTGTGACCAAGGATCACGCCAATGAGGCCAAGGAGTTGCTCTCGCTTATGGGCGTGCCCTTTGTGGAGGCTCCCTGCGAGGCGGAGGCGCAGTGCGCTGCCTTGGTCAAGGCGGGCAAGGTCTATGCCACTGCCACGGAGGATATGGATGCCCTTACCTTCGGCTCCACGAAGCTGCTGCGATACCTTACCTACAGCGAGGCACGCAAAATGCCCGTCAAGGAGTTCAATTACGACAAGCTGCTCGAGGGTCTGTCCATCAACAGCCGGGAGTTTATCGATCTCTGCATCCTGCTCGGTTGCGATTACTGCGAGAGCATCAAGGGCATCGGGCCCAAGCGAGCCATTGAGCTGATCAACAATTACAGGGATATCGAGACCATACTGGACAATTTGGATACCAGCAAGTACACAGTGCCCGAGAACTGGAACTACAAGGTGGCGCGCGAGCTGTTCATCGAACCGGAGGTGGCCAATGCCGAGAACATCGATCTCAAGTGGACGGAACCCGACGAGGAGGGTCTGGTCAAGTTCCTCTGCGGCGACCGGCAGTTCAATGAGGAACGCGTTCGCAGCGGCGCCAAGAAACTTCTCAAATCGAAACAGGCCCAGACCCAGGTGCGACTCGATAGCTTCTTCAAGACCCTGCCCAGTACACCGAGTGCCATCAATGCTGCCAAACGGAAGGCCGAGGAGGCCAAGAAGAGTGCCAACAACAAGAAGGCCAAGACCAGCGGGGGCGGAGCTCGTGGCAGAAGGCCCAAGTAG